The genomic segment CATATCTTAAGGGCAGGTATCTCTGGTAAGCATGTGCTCATGTGATTTTCTTGTATACACTCTGCCACCGACTAACTGACGATTCTTAAAATCTGTGAACAAATCCCCATCGCCTTCTCGGTAAGATACTAACACTTTTAACTCAGCTATCAGAGCCAATGCGATAATATGTGGGTCGTCCGATACTATTTTGCCTTCCAGTTCATCTGCCTTTTCTTGCACACCTCCAGAGACCAATTTGAGTTGACCCGCCCACATCATCTGGTCTCTCAGATGATTCATTCCGCCTCTTTCCCATTCATCTTCAAATTTCTTCGTATTGGCATAGACGATTTTGCCGTTTCTGTTATCTAACCATTTCCACACAGGTGCCATATCCTCATCGTTGGGGTTTCTAAATTTACCAAAAGTATTCGTATCTAAAATAATGCACATTCCTTAATCCTCAAACCCCATGAGGCGTTTAGACTCCTTCAGGAAAAAATTCCTATAATGTGGTGGCACGCCCATCATGTTCGCCATTTTATCAAAACCAATATTATGTGCCCTGACAATATTTCCCTTCGGTTCAAAGTATATCAAGGATACATCTTCAGGACGAACGGTTCCTTTTCTGATTTCAATGCGCGCCCGGTCAATCATATAGTCGCTGTGCGTTTCAACGATGAATGAACGGTTACCTTTACCTGCCAATTTTGCTAATAAAGAAGAAAATTCCGCCTGTGCCCTTGGATGCAGGTGGACTTCAGGTTGTTGTAATAACGAAAAAGACGACGGTATAGTATGTTGATCGCTTTTAGAAAGAAGGGGATTTAAAATCTGCACTAAAATTGGTAGAATTTGACTGATACCGTACCCAACATCATTGATATTTGTTTTAGGACCTCGTACTTTGACCTGCAGTTGGAACGGAGCGCCTAAGGAACGTCCAAGGTTTTTTACATCTATGTTCTCGAATAGCCCAGAATCCCTGCCAAACTCGACTAATTGTATTTTTAATGCCTCCCAATTCTTTTTCTCCGTCGCTTCAATTCGCATTAAATGCATAGGCACATCGCTGCCTTCTGGATCATCAAACTCCCTCGTTGGATCATAGGTTCGCTTAGGACGTGAGCGGACTGGCGATGTACTAAATACAGATACCGTTCGAAAGATATCCCACGGGCTGCATTCAAATTTTTTAACTTTTTTCTTAAAATATTCTGAGAAAGCTATTTTACCCTTAGATTCTTGTGTGAAAGAAGGGAAAAAGAAGTAAACGGAATACTCGTTCAATCTATCCGTATCACACGCTATTTTATATCGATTCTGTTCTTTATTAGAGGCATCTAAACGTAACACCCTACCCATTGCGTCTTCAGATCGAACAACAATTTCAC from the Candidatus Poribacteria bacterium genome contains:
- a CDS encoding ATP-binding protein, which gives rise to MTLRRQKMNITQFTMEEVRCFAEPQTLEIRPLTFLVGENSTGKTTALACFHVLAGYLRGAGVDFNSHPYSMGTFRDIVRNSKKKEKNFKLGFTSKYNTEDIETTVEFVEKHAGIEPVVSSITMKLTDGEIVVRSEDAMGRVLRLDASNKEQNRYKIACDTDRLNEYSVYFFFPSFTQESKGKIAFSEYFKKKVKKFECSPWDIFRTVSVFSTSPVRSRPKRTYDPTREFDDPEGSDVPMHLMRIEATEKKNWEALKIQLVEFGRDSGLFENIDVKNLGRSLGAPFQLQVKVRGPKTNINDVGYGISQILPILVQILNPLLSKSDQHTIPSSFSLLQQPEVHLHPRAQAEFSSLLAKLAGKGNRSFIVETHSDYMIDRARIEIRKGTVRPEDVSLIYFEPKGNIVRAHNIGFDKMANMMGVPPHYRNFFLKESKRLMGFED